In the genome of Acetobacter oryzifermentans, one region contains:
- a CDS encoding S10 family peptidase, with product MRIVMKPVFHPAKWPNFNKLKLAGSLTVALSLSTTAIAATEPSPPPAKAAPSVTGPAPAQIQTDTFHNAAALLPQDAITHHTGIFDKRKISYTAHTGTLTLRDDDGAPTARVFYVAYTQDGVDPAHRPVAYFFNGGPGAGTAYLHLGAAGPSILSFPNGNPADGANAQLTPNTESWLAAADLVFIDAPGTGWSIPTDAKKAAKTFYGVKQDAHAFAKAIQLWAQSNNRQISPRYLVGESYGGLRAIEVADALAQDQNILVNGIIMISPALDMTLLDTSNDILATSFVLPSLEASQLALQHKLTPENAAGHLDSAYHYAIGPYLSTLANAPLAGNAAQDFYEDVATHSGIPLETVAKERGMLQPEAHDVRSRNGRLYSLYDGTFSIADPFPEGVENGASPDPILDGFTRAYGSAFEQYAATSLNFRTSLSYSLLNMKVNEEWDYRDGGSPIVRPIPTLRRLLALNPTLRVFIANGYYDLVCPFASSRWVAEHIPVGRNRIALHTYPGGHMIYIRADSRAALAQDAKTFMTP from the coding sequence ATGCGTATCGTGATGAAACCTGTTTTCCACCCGGCAAAATGGCCAAATTTTAACAAGCTAAAGCTTGCTGGCTCTTTGACTGTTGCCCTTAGCCTCTCCACTACAGCCATAGCCGCAACTGAACCATCACCACCGCCCGCCAAGGCCGCCCCCTCGGTAACGGGGCCCGCTCCAGCGCAAATCCAAACAGATACATTCCACAATGCAGCCGCCCTGCTGCCGCAAGATGCCATCACACATCACACTGGCATTTTTGATAAGCGAAAGATCTCCTACACAGCCCATACCGGCACCCTGACTTTACGGGATGATGATGGCGCCCCTACTGCACGTGTTTTTTACGTTGCCTACACGCAGGATGGCGTAGATCCGGCACATCGGCCTGTTGCCTATTTCTTTAACGGAGGGCCCGGCGCAGGTACGGCATACCTACATCTGGGTGCCGCAGGCCCCTCTATTCTTTCTTTCCCCAATGGCAACCCGGCAGATGGTGCCAACGCCCAGCTTACCCCCAACACAGAAAGCTGGCTGGCTGCGGCGGATCTGGTGTTTATAGATGCCCCCGGCACTGGCTGGTCTATCCCCACAGATGCTAAAAAAGCTGCCAAAACATTTTATGGCGTCAAACAAGATGCCCACGCATTTGCCAAGGCCATTCAGCTTTGGGCGCAAAGCAATAACCGCCAGATTTCTCCGCGCTATCTTGTAGGTGAAAGCTATGGTGGCCTACGCGCCATTGAGGTGGCAGATGCCTTGGCGCAGGATCAGAATATTCTGGTGAATGGGATCATCATGATCTCACCTGCACTGGATATGACATTGCTGGATACGTCCAACGATATTCTGGCAACCAGTTTTGTCCTGCCTTCCTTAGAAGCATCTCAGCTAGCGCTCCAACATAAACTGACACCAGAAAACGCTGCGGGGCATTTGGATAGCGCATACCATTACGCTATTGGCCCTTACCTGAGCACATTGGCCAACGCACCACTTGCCGGAAACGCCGCGCAGGATTTTTACGAAGACGTTGCCACGCATTCCGGCATACCGCTTGAAACGGTGGCAAAAGAACGCGGCATGCTGCAGCCAGAAGCCCATGATGTGCGCAGCCGCAATGGGCGGCTTTATTCTCTGTATGACGGCACGTTTTCTATTGCTGACCCGTTCCCCGAAGGTGTGGAAAATGGTGCAAGCCCTGACCCCATTCTGGATGGCTTTACCCGTGCCTATGGCAGCGCATTTGAGCAATATGCCGCAACCAGCCTGAACTTCCGCACATCACTGAGCTATTCACTTTTGAACATGAAGGTGAATGAGGAGTGGGATTATCGGGATGGTGGCAGCCCCATTGTCCGCCCTATTCCGACGCTCCGCCGCCTTCTGGCACTTAACCCAACCCTGCGGGTTTTTATTGCCAACGGGTATTATGATCTGGTCTGCCCTTTTGCCTCATCCCGCTGGGTGGCTGAGCATATTCCAGTAGGCAGAAACCGCATTGCCCTGCACACATACCCCGGCGGCCATATGATTTACATCCGGGCAGACAGCCGCGCAGCACTTGCGCAGGATGCCAAAACTTTCATGACACCATAA
- the rpsI gene encoding 30S ribosomal protein S9 — MSETQERTGTLADLKTVVPEIASDAPVYEAKRDAQGRSYATGRRKDAVARVWIKPGKGEITVNGRPVGTYFARPVLRMLLTQPFLVSDRYNQFDVVCTVTGGGLSGQAGAVRHGISRALTHYEPELRSILKAAGFLTRDSRKVERKKYGRAKARRSFQFSKR; from the coding sequence ATGTCTGAAACTCAGGAACGTACAGGCACGCTGGCCGATCTGAAGACCGTGGTTCCAGAAATTGCTTCTGATGCTCCGGTTTATGAAGCCAAGCGTGATGCGCAGGGCCGCTCCTATGCAACAGGCCGTCGTAAGGACGCAGTTGCTCGCGTGTGGATCAAGCCTGGCAAGGGTGAAATCACCGTTAACGGTCGCCCGGTTGGCACTTACTTTGCGCGCCCCGTGCTGCGCATGCTGTTGACCCAGCCTTTCCTTGTGTCTGACCGTTACAACCAGTTCGATGTGGTTTGCACCGTAACGGGTGGTGGTCTGTCTGGTCAGGCAGGTGCTGTTCGTCATGGTATCAGCCGTGCGCTGACACATTACGAACCAGAACTGCGCAGCATCCTTAAGGCTGCTGGCTTCCTTACGCGTGACTCTCGTAAGGTGGAACGTAAGAAATACGGTCGCGCCAAGGCTCGTCGTTCCTTCCAGTTCAGCAAGCGCTGA
- the rplM gene encoding 50S ribosomal protein L13, which yields MKTTLSLKPAEVTKNWILIDAEGLALGRLAVIIAQRLRGKHKPQFTPHVDCGDHVVVINAEKVALTGRKADQKLFHYHTGYPGGIKERTVKQRLEGKNPGQLVEKAVERMITRGPLQRQQMRSLHVYAGAEHPHAGQNPQQLDVAAMNRKNVVNVQKG from the coding sequence ATGAAGACCACCCTCTCGCTGAAGCCCGCGGAGGTGACGAAGAACTGGATCCTGATCGATGCCGAAGGTCTCGCTCTAGGTCGTCTCGCCGTCATCATTGCCCAGCGCCTGCGCGGCAAGCATAAGCCTCAGTTTACTCCGCATGTTGATTGCGGTGACCACGTTGTTGTCATCAACGCGGAAAAAGTTGCCCTGACAGGCCGCAAGGCTGATCAGAAGCTCTTCCACTATCACACCGGTTACCCCGGCGGCATCAAGGAACGCACTGTAAAGCAGCGCCTTGAAGGCAAAAATCCGGGTCAGCTGGTTGAAAAAGCTGTGGAGCGCATGATCACGCGCGGTCCGCTGCAGCGTCAGCAGATGCGCAGCCTGCATGTTTATGCTGGTGCAGAACACCCGCATGCTGGCCAGAACCCCCAGCAGCTTGATGTTGCGGCCATGAACCGCAAGAACGTTGTTAACGTGCAGAAGGGCTGA